TGCCTCTCGCAAAAGCTTAGGAGTGACCTCTGTCCCGTCTTCGAAGCAGTTCAAGACACTCACGTTGACGATTTCCCAATCCTCAGCACAGGGGTTATGAAAGCCTCTCTTGGGAACCCTCCGCACAAGGGGCATTTGTCCACCCTCGAAACGAGGATGGATTTGACCACCCGAGCGAGCTTTCTGGCCCTTTGTTCCCCGGCCACAGGTCTTGCCATGACCTGAGCCTATCCCTCTTCCGACTCGCTTGCGACGATGAAAAGAGCCCTTTGCAGGCCGCAACTCGTTCACCTTCATGCCTCTTTCCCCCTATATTTCCTCAACTTTCAACAGGTAGTTCACCTTAGCAATCATTCCCCGAATGGACGGAGAATCTTCCTTCACAATGGTCTCGTAGAGCTTCTTAAAGCCCAGCGCACGAACGGTGCGCTTGTGGGACTCAGGATGTCCAATGGGACTTCGTGCCAAGGTAATCCGCAGCATCTTCCCAGGCACGTCACTTCCCTCCCTTCTGGGGCTCGAAAAGCTCTGCGATTGTTTTCCCCCGCAGAAGCGCCACTTCCCGTGGATCCCGGAGGCTTTGCAGTCCTCGCATAGTCGCCAGAGCAAGATTAATAGGGTTATTGTTCCCTAAGGACTTCGTGAGGATGTCCTTAACCCCTGCCACTTCCATAATCGCCCGGACAGTACCACCCGCAATGACCCCTGTTCCCGGTGCTGCAGGCTTCAGGACGACAGTACTTGCTCCGAACTCACCTCGTACTTCATGAACGATGGTCGTCCCCCGCATAGGGAATCGAATGAGAGACCTTTTGGCTCTCTCCACGGCTTTCCGCACTGCATCGGGGACTTCCTTCGCCTTGCCAAGGCCTATACCGACGACACCATCTCCATTCCCCACAGCCACAAGGGCCCGGAATCTAAAACGCTTTCCTCCCTTGACAACCTTGCTGACTCTGGTGACAGCAATGAGCCGTTCCTGAAGCTCCATTCCCTCTGGGTTGATTCTCCCCATAGTGCTTCGACCCTCCACCTAAAAGATTAACCCTGCCTCACGCGCTCCCTCAGCGAGAGCCTTGACTCGTCCGTGGTACTTGTACCCACCGCGATCGAAAACGACCTTCGTGATACCCTTCTCCAAGGCCTTTTGCGCAAGGAGACGCCCAACAGCTCGAGCAATCTCCGTTTTGGTCCCCTTGAGACCTCGAATCTCGGGTGATAGAGAGGATGCGGCAACCAGGGTTCTTCCCTCATCGTCATTGATGATCTGGGCGTAGATGTGCTTCAGACTCCGAAAGACCGAAAGTCGAGGGCGCTCGAGAGTCCCCCGCACCCTTTTGCGAACCCTTAGGTGCCGGCGAATTCGGCGCTCCCATTTTCCTCGCTTTTCGCTGATAATCATTGCCCAAACACTCCCCCTTACCTTACTATTTCGCCGCTGCCTTACCCTGCTTTCTCCGGACAACTTCGTCAACGTACTTGATGCCTGTACCCTTGTAGGGCTCAACCTTTCGTATCTTGCGGATATCTGCCGCTACCTGGCCAACTTTTTCTTTATCAATGCCCTTAACCCGGATGACCTGTCCCTCTACCTCAAAGGAAATGCCCTCAGGAGGGTCAATTTCCACAGGGTGCGTAAAGCCAACGTTCAGAACAAGAGTCTCCCCTCGTTTCTGGGCGCGGTATCCCAAACCATTGATCTCGAGGGCCTTTTCAAAACCCTTCGTGACGCCTTCAACCATGTTGAAGAGAAGGCTCCTTGTGAGACCATGCAGAGACTTGTCAAGCTTCGTATCTCCAGGACGCACTACCCGCAAGAGGTTGCCTTCTCTCTCGATTCGCATGCGAGGGTGGAAAGTTCGGGTCAAGGTTCCTTTTGGACCCTTTACGGTGACCGTCGTCCCTTCTATGGTTACCTCTACTCCTTGCGGAATCTCAATAGGTTTTCGCCCAATCCGCGACATAACCATCCTCCTCCACTACCATATGAAACAGAGTA
The genomic region above belongs to Candidatus Caldatribacterium sp. and contains:
- the rplO gene encoding 50S ribosomal protein L15 — protein: MKVNELRPAKGSFHRRKRVGRGIGSGHGKTCGRGTKGQKARSGGQIHPRFEGGQMPLVRRVPKRGFHNPCAEDWEIVNVSVLNCFEDGTEVTPKLLREAGIVEGTRSKVKILAKGSLERRLVVRAHAFSARARALIEERGGKAEVL
- the rpsE gene encoding 30S ribosomal protein S5, with protein sequence MGRINPEGMELQERLIAVTRVSKVVKGGKRFRFRALVAVGNGDGVVGIGLGKAKEVPDAVRKAVERAKRSLIRFPMRGTTIVHEVRGEFGASTVVLKPAAPGTGVIAGGTVRAIMEVAGVKDILTKSLGNNNPINLALATMRGLQSLRDPREVALLRGKTIAELFEPQKGGK
- the rplF gene encoding 50S ribosomal protein L6, translated to MSRIGRKPIEIPQGVEVTIEGTTVTVKGPKGTLTRTFHPRMRIEREGNLLRVVRPGDTKLDKSLHGLTRSLLFNMVEGVTKGFEKALEINGLGYRAQKRGETLVLNVGFTHPVEIDPPEGISFEVEGQVIRVKGIDKEKVGQVAADIRKIRKVEPYKGTGIKYVDEVVRRKQGKAAAK
- the rplR gene encoding 50S ribosomal protein L18, producing the protein MIISEKRGKWERRIRRHLRVRKRVRGTLERPRLSVFRSLKHIYAQIINDDEGRTLVAASSLSPEIRGLKGTKTEIARAVGRLLAQKALEKGITKVVFDRGGYKYHGRVKALAEGAREAGLIF
- the rpmD gene encoding 50S ribosomal protein L30 → MLRITLARSPIGHPESHKRTVRALGFKKLYETIVKEDSPSIRGMIAKVNYLLKVEEI